In Manis pentadactyla isolate mManPen7 chromosome 8, mManPen7.hap1, whole genome shotgun sequence, the following are encoded in one genomic region:
- the LOC130684479 gene encoding uncharacterized protein LOC130684479, whose product MGVWTRPAVRGTPQAEDLKARAGSGSPRPQFSLTPFIRCQQGAKCAELARGGRPEWAGEGRRQRAKACSEQETRKQDAADTPRLCRGSPCPCPCLCPWGNANDYADSAASLAEGNLVPPRPAVAIGSAQSAVPSAASSRSPSPPFPQLGFSSTGRWTSARHLAALEALGSVLSGRGRGPDPGVGATRRQVDQLNSRGCGRAARHTHVDPQMCGPARALGLQLLGMPSRGVVLRRPQCVISSRCPRLRNVSGMFWRLLRLSGWDFGIPSMEKGRKHVLSSGSRQKALYVEQE is encoded by the exons ATGGGTGTCTGGACCCGACCCGCTGTACGTGGAACTCCCCAGGCTGAGGATTTAAAGGCTAGAGCTGGCAGCGGGTCACCACGTCCCCAATTTTCTCTGACCCCTTTTATTCGCTGCCAACAAGGGGCAAAGTGCGCAGAGTTGGCCCGCGGTGGAAGACCCGAATGGGcgggagaggggaggagacagaGGGCCAAGGCGTGCAGCGAGCAGGAGACGCGAAAACAGGATGCTGCAGACACACCGCGGCTTTGCCGCggcagcccctgcccctgcccctgcctctgcccctgggGAAATGCTAATGATTATGCAGACTCTGCCGCGTCATTGGCCGAAGGGAATTTGGTGCCACCACGTCCTGCCGTTGCCATTGGCTCGGCGCaatctgctgttccctctgccgcGAGCTCTcgctccccctcccctccctttccccaGCTCGGCTTCTCTTCCACCGGCCGCTGGACCTCTGCCCGGCACCTCGCGGCCTTGGAGGCGCTTGGGAGCGTTCTCTCTGGAAGAGGGAGAGGTCCCGATCCGGGAGTGGGGG CCACGCGACGCCAAGTAGACCAGCTGAATTCCCGCGGCTGCGGGCGGGCTGCACGGCACACACACGTAGATCCACAGATGTGTGGACCTGCACGCGCGCTCGGGCTTCAGCTGCTAGGCATGCCCAGCAGGGGGGTCGTTCTCCGCCGGCCTCAGTGCGTGATCTCCTCGCGTTGCCCGCGCCTGCGGAACGTGAGCGGGATGTTTTGGAGACTCCTGAGATTGTCAGGTTGGGATTTTGGAA